Proteins encoded by one window of Tubulanus polymorphus chromosome 7, tnTubPoly1.2, whole genome shotgun sequence:
- the LOC141908919 gene encoding prostamide/prostaglandin F synthase-like yields MIGVGLEEEGVQEFVDGKFFDGELYIDTKKECYKKMGFKRFNFFNVFPAVFSKNARDSANQAKEQNISGNFKGDGMQNGGTLVVKKGGELLLRWNQENPADHVPLQDVLNALNIKESIPTSENEPELVCDDNSCEIE; encoded by the exons ATGATCGGCGTCGGCTTAGAGGAGGAGGGCGTTCAGGAATTCGTCGATGGAAAGTTTTTCGACGGTG AACTGTATATCGACACGAAGAAAGAATGCTATAAGAAAATGGGTTTCAAAAG GTTCAACTTTTTCAATGTGTTTCCTGCTGTCTTTTCAAAAAATGCAAGAGATTCAGCTAATCAG GCGAAGGAACAAAATATATCGGGAAATTTCAAAGGCGACGGAATGCAAAATGGCGGCACGTTAGTCGTGAAGAAAGGCGGCGAATTGTTGTTGCGATGGAACCAGGAAAACCCGGCCGATCACGTGCCGTTACAAGACGTATTAAACGCATTGAATATTAAAGAATCGATTCCGACAAGCGAAAACGAGCCGGAACTCGTGTGCGATGATAATAGTTGCGAAATAGAATAG